One window from the genome of Macrobrachium rosenbergii isolate ZJJX-2024 chromosome 2, ASM4041242v1, whole genome shotgun sequence encodes:
- the LOC136846111 gene encoding DNA repair protein XRCC1-like isoform X2 has translation MAEAMIEKNHPADNMLSAETFRKWRCAQDSCGKQATVTLKLERLSSIHSVDIGNNGSAFVEVLVAREGVDYQVLLVASSFMTPGESRNSSDINRVRMFGPDKLNKNIAEQKWDRVKVICTQPFNKTLQFGLSFVTVTAPSEGSANSSPKVIRLGSFTLKDEEEEDPISVGSIFARRREKETSSPLTGAAAIRAASASAVSSGSTPDSKKTKPINAPEVGFYQLKKNASPAPERLKPPQPSTPSSSDAHEERGKEKRKERDRDSDKHRERDKRSKDSESRVEKDREKQKKDKNSDRNSSSESNKRKNDSRDLKRTSSQENKRPSPPSSSSASSGSSSKRKTAPFASLLKGVTFVLSGYQNPLRSQIRDMMLEMGARYKPDWEPSCTHLICAFANTPKYQQVKGKGKIVTAKWISDCHKNKIRYPWRRYALPKQDDARESEEEIWAEELFPKEEKPKPSSKRVDSDVEESQYDKDSNEAYSDNEDTDDEIQRVLAKQKNTKNTSDEEKVQKQKPNKSTSSSEEPPNKKIKVETSDRNSQNTADTCKAGGTRVKQELNGNGNEDSVYDDDTDIDEENVELVTKPDTSSLPLPTLGDYLKGKCLFIYGNMSSDMKHLLGRYIVAFDGVLEDYMTEKVNFVITEDEWDDNFDNALADNPSLQFVKPAWIWRCSDKQKLVPFQPFMVVPKD, from the exons AATCATCCTGCTGACAACATGTTGAGCGCTGAGACTTTTCGAAAATGGAGGTGCGCACAAGATTCATGTGGAAAGCAGGCAACAGTTACATTGAAATTAGAACGATTGAGTTCCATCCATTCTGTTGATATCGGCAATAATGGATCTGCATTTGTTGAGGTTCTTGTTGCACGTGAAGGTGTAGACTATCAG GTCCTGCTGGTTGCATCATCATTCATGACACCTGGAGAATCTAGAAACAGCTCTGATATAAACCGTGTGCGTATGTTTGGTCCAGATAAGCTGAATAAAAACATAGCCGAGCAGAAATGGGATCGTGTTAAGGTCATTTGTACCCAGCCCTTTAATAAGACACTGCAGTTTGGGTTATCATTTGTAACTGTAACAGCTCCTTCTGAG GGCTCGGCTAACTCCTCCCCAAAAGTCATCAGACTTGGTAGTTTCACCCtgaaagatgaggaagaagaagatccaATATCGGTTGGGTCCATTTTTGCTCGAAGGAGGGAGAAAGAAACATCCTCTCCGCTTACAG GTGCAGCAGCCATTCGTGCAGCTTCTGCCTCAGCAGTGTCTTCAGGTTCAACTCCagattcaaagaaaacaaaaccaatTAATGCTCCAGAGGTTGGATTCTATCAGTTGAAGAAAAATGCATCTCCAG caCCAGAACGGCTAAAACCTCCGCAGCCTTCCACACCTTCGTCGTCTGATGCTCACgaagagagaggcaaagagaaaagaaaagaaagggacaGAGATTCTGACAAACACAGAGAACGTGACAAACGAAGTAAGGATTCAGAAAGCAGAGTCGAAAAGgatagagaaaaacaaaaaaaagataagaatagCGATCGAAATTCGTCCTCGGAAAGCAACAAGAGAAAGAATGACTCCAGAGACTTGAAGAGAACATCCTCTCAGGAAAATAAGCggccatcaccaccatcatcatcatcagcgtcTTCAGGTTCGTCATCCAAAAGAAAAACAGCTCCTTTTGCCTCCTTGTTGAAAGGTGTCACCTTTGTTCTAAGTGGGTATCAGAATCCTCTGCGATCACAGATTCGAGATATGATGCTGGAAATGGGAGCGAGGTATAAACCTGACTGGGAACCATCTTGCACTCATCTTAT ATGTGCCTTTGCTAACACTCCCAAATATCAGCAAGTGAAAGGCAAGGGTAAAATAGTCACAGCAAAATGGATATCGGATTGCCATAAAAACAAGATTCGTTACCCATGGAGAAG gTATGCGCTTCCTAAGCAAGATGATGCCAGAGAGAGTGAAGAAGAAATTTGGGCTGAGGAACTATTCCCAAAGGAAGAGAAACCAAAGCCTTCTTCTAAACGAGTAGACTCTGATGTTGAAG aatcccAGTATGATAAAGACAGTAATGAGGCGTACAGCGACAATGAAGACACAGATGACGAAATTCAAAG agttctggcaaagcagaaaaatacaaaaaatacttctgatgaagaaaaagtacaaaaacaaaaaccaaacaaatcTACCAGCTCCTCTGAAGAGCCACCaaataagaaaatcaaagtaGAGACGAGCGACAGAAATTCTCAGAATACCGCAGACACTTGTAAGGCTGGTGGAACACGGGTGAAGCAGGAATTGAACGGGAATGGCAATGAAGACAGTGTGTACGATGACGATACTGACATTGATGAAGAGAATGTGGAACTTGTG ACAAAACCGGATACATCTTCATTGCCTCTTCCTACTTTAGGAGACTATTTAAAAGGGAAATGCCTCTTCATATATGGTAATATGTCTTCAGATATGAAACATCTGCTGGGGAGGTATATTGTTGCATTTGATGG AGTGTTGGAGGATTATATGACGGAAAAAGTCAACTTTGTCATCACTGAAGATGAATGGGACGATAATTTTGACAAT GCCCTCGCCGACAATCCATCTCTGCAGTTTGTCAAACCAGCATGGATATGGCGCTGTAGTGACAAACAGAAGCTGGTGCCTTTTCAACCCTTTATGGTGGTACCCAAAGATTGA
- the LOC136846111 gene encoding DNA repair protein XRCC1-like isoform X1 produces MPPLKFTEVLSFSSEDPNHPADNMLSAETFRKWRCAQDSCGKQATVTLKLERLSSIHSVDIGNNGSAFVEVLVAREGVDYQVLLVASSFMTPGESRNSSDINRVRMFGPDKLNKNIAEQKWDRVKVICTQPFNKTLQFGLSFVTVTAPSEGSANSSPKVIRLGSFTLKDEEEEDPISVGSIFARRREKETSSPLTGAAAIRAASASAVSSGSTPDSKKTKPINAPEVGFYQLKKNASPAPERLKPPQPSTPSSSDAHEERGKEKRKERDRDSDKHRERDKRSKDSESRVEKDREKQKKDKNSDRNSSSESNKRKNDSRDLKRTSSQENKRPSPPSSSSASSGSSSKRKTAPFASLLKGVTFVLSGYQNPLRSQIRDMMLEMGARYKPDWEPSCTHLICAFANTPKYQQVKGKGKIVTAKWISDCHKNKIRYPWRRYALPKQDDARESEEEIWAEELFPKEEKPKPSSKRVDSDVEESQYDKDSNEAYSDNEDTDDEIQRVLAKQKNTKNTSDEEKVQKQKPNKSTSSSEEPPNKKIKVETSDRNSQNTADTCKAGGTRVKQELNGNGNEDSVYDDDTDIDEENVELVTKPDTSSLPLPTLGDYLKGKCLFIYGNMSSDMKHLLGRYIVAFDGVLEDYMTEKVNFVITEDEWDDNFDNALADNPSLQFVKPAWIWRCSDKQKLVPFQPFMVVPKD; encoded by the exons AATCATCCTGCTGACAACATGTTGAGCGCTGAGACTTTTCGAAAATGGAGGTGCGCACAAGATTCATGTGGAAAGCAGGCAACAGTTACATTGAAATTAGAACGATTGAGTTCCATCCATTCTGTTGATATCGGCAATAATGGATCTGCATTTGTTGAGGTTCTTGTTGCACGTGAAGGTGTAGACTATCAG GTCCTGCTGGTTGCATCATCATTCATGACACCTGGAGAATCTAGAAACAGCTCTGATATAAACCGTGTGCGTATGTTTGGTCCAGATAAGCTGAATAAAAACATAGCCGAGCAGAAATGGGATCGTGTTAAGGTCATTTGTACCCAGCCCTTTAATAAGACACTGCAGTTTGGGTTATCATTTGTAACTGTAACAGCTCCTTCTGAG GGCTCGGCTAACTCCTCCCCAAAAGTCATCAGACTTGGTAGTTTCACCCtgaaagatgaggaagaagaagatccaATATCGGTTGGGTCCATTTTTGCTCGAAGGAGGGAGAAAGAAACATCCTCTCCGCTTACAG GTGCAGCAGCCATTCGTGCAGCTTCTGCCTCAGCAGTGTCTTCAGGTTCAACTCCagattcaaagaaaacaaaaccaatTAATGCTCCAGAGGTTGGATTCTATCAGTTGAAGAAAAATGCATCTCCAG caCCAGAACGGCTAAAACCTCCGCAGCCTTCCACACCTTCGTCGTCTGATGCTCACgaagagagaggcaaagagaaaagaaaagaaagggacaGAGATTCTGACAAACACAGAGAACGTGACAAACGAAGTAAGGATTCAGAAAGCAGAGTCGAAAAGgatagagaaaaacaaaaaaaagataagaatagCGATCGAAATTCGTCCTCGGAAAGCAACAAGAGAAAGAATGACTCCAGAGACTTGAAGAGAACATCCTCTCAGGAAAATAAGCggccatcaccaccatcatcatcatcagcgtcTTCAGGTTCGTCATCCAAAAGAAAAACAGCTCCTTTTGCCTCCTTGTTGAAAGGTGTCACCTTTGTTCTAAGTGGGTATCAGAATCCTCTGCGATCACAGATTCGAGATATGATGCTGGAAATGGGAGCGAGGTATAAACCTGACTGGGAACCATCTTGCACTCATCTTAT ATGTGCCTTTGCTAACACTCCCAAATATCAGCAAGTGAAAGGCAAGGGTAAAATAGTCACAGCAAAATGGATATCGGATTGCCATAAAAACAAGATTCGTTACCCATGGAGAAG gTATGCGCTTCCTAAGCAAGATGATGCCAGAGAGAGTGAAGAAGAAATTTGGGCTGAGGAACTATTCCCAAAGGAAGAGAAACCAAAGCCTTCTTCTAAACGAGTAGACTCTGATGTTGAAG aatcccAGTATGATAAAGACAGTAATGAGGCGTACAGCGACAATGAAGACACAGATGACGAAATTCAAAG agttctggcaaagcagaaaaatacaaaaaatacttctgatgaagaaaaagtacaaaaacaaaaaccaaacaaatcTACCAGCTCCTCTGAAGAGCCACCaaataagaaaatcaaagtaGAGACGAGCGACAGAAATTCTCAGAATACCGCAGACACTTGTAAGGCTGGTGGAACACGGGTGAAGCAGGAATTGAACGGGAATGGCAATGAAGACAGTGTGTACGATGACGATACTGACATTGATGAAGAGAATGTGGAACTTGTG ACAAAACCGGATACATCTTCATTGCCTCTTCCTACTTTAGGAGACTATTTAAAAGGGAAATGCCTCTTCATATATGGTAATATGTCTTCAGATATGAAACATCTGCTGGGGAGGTATATTGTTGCATTTGATGG AGTGTTGGAGGATTATATGACGGAAAAAGTCAACTTTGTCATCACTGAAGATGAATGGGACGATAATTTTGACAAT GCCCTCGCCGACAATCCATCTCTGCAGTTTGTCAAACCAGCATGGATATGGCGCTGTAGTGACAAACAGAAGCTGGTGCCTTTTCAACCCTTTATGGTGGTACCCAAAGATTGA
- the LOC136846170 gene encoding charged multivesicular body protein 1a-like yields MSWFGGNSDKKMQDCMFQLKFCGKQMERLSKKAEKDQKVQEGKVKKALQQGNVEGARIYAENAIRKKNESLSYLRMASKVDAVESRIQSAMAMKGITKNMGSVVKALDQALNSMDLQKISAVMDKFESQFEDLDVRTSVLEDSMGAATTLSTPKEDVDALIQQVADEAGLEVMDKLNDAQSVPAGSLTTTGERTRDQEDQLTRRLAALRN; encoded by the exons ATGTCTTGGTTCGGCGGAAATTCCGACAAGAAAATGCAAG ATTGCATGTTTCAGCTGAAATTTTGTGGAAAGCAGATGGAAAGACTTTCAAAGAAAGCAGAGAAAGATCAGAAG gttcaagagggaaaagtgaaGAAGGCCTTGCAGCAAGGCAATGTCGAAGGAGCAAGAATATATGCCGAAAATGCCATCAGGAAAAAGAACGAGTCCTTGTCCTATCTTCGTATGGCGTCAAAAGTGGATGCAGTAGAGTCTAG GATTCAGTCAGCTATGGCTATGAAAGGTATAACTAAAAATATGGGATCTGTAGTGAAAGCATTAGACCAAGCTCTCAATTCCATGGACCTGCAGAAAATATCAGCTGTTATGGAcaagtttgagtctcagtttgAGGACTTGGATGTGAGAACGTCG GTATTGGAAGATAGCATGGGTGCTGCAACCACACTTTCCACACCCAAGGAAGATGTGGATGCTCTCATTCAACAAGTGGCTGATGAAGCTGGTCTGGAAGTCATGGACAAACTTAATGATGCACAAAGCGTTCCAGCAGGAAGTCTCACAACAACTGGGGAACGTACCCGCGATCAGGAAGATCAGCTCACTCGAAGATTGGCAGCCTTAAGAAACTAA